Proteins found in one Lonchura striata isolate bLonStr1 chromosome 27, bLonStr1.mat, whole genome shotgun sequence genomic segment:
- the TIMELESS gene encoding protein timeless homolog encodes MDWYMMNCELLATCSALGYLEGDVYHREPDCLESVKDLIRYLRHEDESRDVRQQLGAAQILQNDLLPILVQYPQEKVLFDAVIRLMVNLTQPALLCFGKVPADATSRHHFLQVLSYLQAYKEAFASEKVFVVLSEKLYNLLQLDWEQRQEEDTLLIERILLLVRNVLHVPPDPTEEQQGVDGDASVHDRVLWALHISGMDDLLKFLASAQVEQQWALHVLEIISLMFRDQSPEELAALGQGTAGAEHREDTQELETLRQRELAEKRTRALQRPSRHSRFGGSYVLQGVKSIGDRDVVFHKGLHNLKSYSHDLGKEPRRLPRHRRAAPEAEPSRRSARNVRLFLRHFCQDFLEGCYNRLMLLVKDQLVREKAQEHDETYYLWATAFFMAFNRLHGFRPELVSETVGVRAFHFIEQNLTTYYEMALMDKKEATTWARRMHLALKAYQELLRTVQEMDRSPEQAVRDSSQVIKSNIFYVMEYRELFLTLFRKFDETKQPRSFLRDLVETAHLFLRMLERFCRGRANLVVQNKRVRRKKKKKPRVAEAAAPPSAAELEQLWEGLAPQVQACLEGEVALPEDAVPFDAASETPVEEQRAEALLRIQECLRGSRVAQALQLLRSAREVWPEGDVFGSADAGPPEETQLLREILVAPLPRHAPAEPEEPEEEEEEDEEEEEQPLQVSEKEFNFLDYLKRFACAPVVRALVLLLRGYARNSARTNHCAARLLHRLARDLRMEPLLFQLSLFALFHRLLSDPAAAAHQELVTLAKFILGKFFALAATNKKAFVELLFWKSPAIICEMTKGYSSLQEGEGPTRSRVPPWTPQEEQELRELYWKYKEVEGGDTIAAILAHLPTPGRTRRQVVKQLVRMGLASSAKDFPRERKGTSIVLWTQEQEEELTRLFEEFQGSDDVLGNIMKHLTARRSRARVVEKLLGLGLVAERKELYKRRRRKSQGPSVGQADAGMPAVPAQDSSGEDEDSEEEEEEDEDEAEEGHVEVPQEGAGQDLAQRLHREGLAGPLRWLQNSLRRAAGDRQEDGVSHPVPLVPLTEENEDAMEDRRFRALLRQLGLRPPASEQESFWRIPAALTPQQLRRAAASIAHRGPSGSPPDPSEPPSCPQDPAPAEPLPAGLGSDSESEEPVPVPSPVQPRTKRRRELASEDEDEDGGGSSGTELAPPAPRSEEDEEEEEDPQPRGRRKRIRCLEEEEEED; translated from the exons ATGGACTGGTACATGATGAACTGCGAGCTCCTGGCCACCTGCAGCGCCCTGGGCTACCTGGAGGGCGACGTGTACCACCGGGAGCCCGACTGCCTGG AGAGCGTCAAGGACCTGATCCGGTACCTGCGCCACGAGGATGAGAGCCGGGACGTGCGACAGCAGCTGGGGGCAGCCCAAATCCTGCAGAACGACCTCCTGCCCATCCTGGTGCAGTACCCCCAGGAAAAGGTGCTCTTCGACGCTGTCATCAG GTTGATGGTGAACCTGACGCAGCCggccctgctctgctttggGAAGGTGCCAGCAGATGCCACCTCCCGCCACCACTTCCTCCAGGTGCTGTCCTACCTGCAGGCCTACAAGGAG GCTTTTGCCAGTGAGAAGGTGTTTGTGGTGCTCAGTGAGAAGCTCTACAACCTCCTGCAGCTG GACTGGGAGCAGCGGCAGGAGGAGGACACGCTGCTGATCGAGAGGATCCTGCTGCTGGTGCGCAACGTGCTGCACGTGCCCCCGGACCCCACGGAGGAGCAG CAGGGTGTGGACGGTGATGCCAGCGTGCACGACCGGGTGCTGTGGGCGCTGCACATCAGCGGGATGGACGACCTGCTCAAATTCCTGGCCAGCGCCCAGGTGGAGCAGCAGTGGGCCCTGCACGTCCTGGAGATCATCTCCCTCATGTTCCGTGACCAg agcccggaggAGCTGGCGGcgctgggacaggggacagcaggagccgAGCACAGGGAGGACACGCAGGAGCTGGAGACCTtgaggcagagagagctggCAGAGAAGAGAACCCGGGCGCTGCAGCGCCCATCCAG GCATTCCCGCTTCGGTGGCTCCTACGTCCTGCAGGGCGTCAAGTCCATCGGGGACCGGGATGTGGTGTTCCACAAAGGGCTGCACAAC CTGAAGAGCTACAGCCACGACCTGGGCAAGGAGCCGCGGCGGCTGCCCCGGCACCGCCGGGCCGCCCCCGAGGCCGAGCCCTCGCGCCGCTCCGCCCGCAACGTCCGGCTCTTCCTGCGCCACTTCTGCCAGGACTTCCTGGAGGGCTGCTACAACCGCCTGATGCTGCTGGTCAAG GACCAGCTGGTGCGGGAGAAGGCTCAGGAGCACGACGAGACCTATTACCTGTGGGCCACTGCATTCTTCATGGCCTTCAACCGGCTCCACGGCTTCCGGCCCGAGCTGGTGTCCGAGACCGTGGGGGTCCGAGCCTTCCACTTCATCGAGCAGAACCTCACCACCTATTACGAGATGGCACTGATGGACAAGAAGGAGGCAACAACCTGGGCCCGCAG GATGCACTTGGCGCTGAAGGCGTACCAGGAGCTGCTGCGGACGGTGCAGGAGATGGATCGCTCCCCGGAGCAGGCGGTGCGGGACAGCAGCCAGGTCATCAAGA GCAACATCTTCTACGTGATGGAATACCGGGAGCTCTTCCTCACGCTCTTCCGCAAGTTCGACGAGACCAAGCAGCCGCGCAGCTTCCTGCGGGACCTGGTGGAGACGGCCCACCTCTTCCTCCGCATGCTGGAGCGCTTCTGCCGCGGCCGTGCCAACCTCGTGGTGCAG AACAAACGTGTgcggaggaagaagaagaagaagcctCGTGTGGCTGAGGCCGCCGCCCCGCCCAGCGCCgcggagctggagcagctgtgggaaggaTTGGCCCCGCAGGTCCAGGCCTGCCTGGAG GGCGAGGTGGCCCTCCCCGAGGACGCGGTGCCCTTCGACGCCGCCTCGGAGACGCCGGTGGAGGAGCAGCGCGCGGAGGCTCTGCTGCGGATCCAGGAGTGCCTGCGGGGTTCCCGCGTGGCCCaggccctgcagctgctgcgcTCGGCCAG ggaggTCTGGCCCGAAGGGGATGTGTTCGGCTCCGCGGACGCGGGGCCGCCCGAGGAGACCCAGCTGCTTCGGGAGATCCTCGTCGCTCCCCTGCCCA GGCACGCGCCCGCCGAGCCCGAGGAGccggaggaagaggaggaggaggacgaggaagaggaggagcagccGCTGCAGGTGTCGGAGAAGGAATTCAACTTCCTCGACTACCTGAAGCG GTTCGCCTGTGCCCCCGTGGTGCGGgcgctggtgctgctgctgcggggCTACGCGCGGAACAGCGCCCGCACCAACCACTGCGCCGCGCGCCTGCTGCACcgcctggcccgcgacctgcgCATGGAGCCCCTGCTcttccagctctccctcttcgCCCTCTTCCACCGCCTGCTCAGCgaccccgcggccgccgcgcacCAG gagtTGGTGACCTTGGCCAAGTTCATCCTGGGCAAGTTCTTTGCTCTGGCAGCCACCAACAAAAAAGCCTTTGTGGAGCTGCTCTTCTGGAAGAGCCCGGCCATCATCTGCGAGATGACCAAGGGCtacagctccctgcaggagggagaggg gccCACCCGGAGCCGAGTGCCCCCCTGGACCcctcaggaggagcaggagctgcgggAGCTCTACTGGAAGTACAAGGAAGTGGAAG GTGGGGACACCATCGCTGCCATCCTGGCCCATCTCCCCACGCCCGGGCGCACGCGGAGGCAGGTGGTGAAGCAGCTGGTGCGGATGGGGCTGGCCAGCAGTGCCAAGGACTTCCCGCGGGAGAG GAAGGGCACCTCCATTGTGCTGTGGacgcaggagcaggaggaggagctgacGCGGCTCTTTGAGGAGTTCCAGGGCTCGGATG ACGTCCTGGGGAACATCATGAAGCACCTGACGGCGCGGCGCTCGCGGGCTCGCGTGGTGGAgaagctgctggggctggggctggtggctgAACGCAAGGAGCTGTACAAGAGACGCCGGAGGAAGAGCCAGGGCCCCAGTGTCGGGCAG GCTGACGCAGGCATGCCAGCCGTGCCAGCCCAAGACAGCTCAGGAGAGGATGAGGacagcgaggaggaggaggaggaggatgaggatgaagcaGAGGAAGGCCACGTGGAGGTGCCCCAGGAAGGGGctgggcaggacctggcacagCGCCTGCATCGGGAAG ggctggccGGGCCCCTGCGGTGGCTGCAGAACAGCctgcggcgggcggcgggggaCCGCCAGGAGGACG GCGTGTCCCACCCGGTGCCGCTGGTGCCGCTGACGGAGGAGAACGAGGATGCCATGGAGGACCGGCGCTTCCGGGCCCTGCTGCggcagctggggctgcggcCCCCCGCCAGCGAGCAG GAATCCTTCTGGCGCATCCCGGCCGCCCTCACCCCGCAGCAGCTCCGGCGTGCAGCCGCCTCCATCGCCCACCGGGGCCCCTCGGGGTCCCCCCCGGACCCGTCAGAGCcgcccagctgcccccaggaCC